One window from the genome of Synechococcus sp. PROS-7-1 encodes:
- a CDS encoding NifU family protein, with product MSSETMPLTSENVEKVLDELRPFLMADGGNVEVVEIDGPVVKVRLQGACGSCPSSTMTLKMGIERKMRESIPEVSEVVQVL from the coding sequence ATGAGCTCCGAAACGATGCCGCTGACCAGCGAAAACGTGGAGAAGGTGCTCGACGAGCTTCGCCCCTTCCTGATGGCCGACGGCGGCAACGTGGAAGTGGTTGAGATTGACGGGCCTGTGGTGAAGGTACGGCTTCAAGGAGCCTGCGGCAGCTGCCCCAGCAGCACCATGACGCTGAAGATGGGGATCGAACGCAAAATGCGTGAGTCCATTCCCGAGGTGAGCGAAGTGGTGCAGGTGCTCTGA
- a CDS encoding malate:quinone oxidoreductase: protein MRPSRLIHTLGEGCPSAVDRYDAVLVGAGIMSATLASLLHALDPRLRLLLVEGLEAPALESSAAMNNAGTGHAANCELNYTPQRDDGSVAIEQALAINASFERSLEFWASLVELGSLQPNRFLHRVPHLSFVWGEKDVAFLRQRHSQLSALPAFAAMEWSTDAGEIADWIPLMMEGRNGGELVAATRVQRGMDLDFGSLTQMLLAPLQSAGALDVVFGTRVQRLKRFRTPQMTAGDWQLDLRSPSGARQVRAPFVFLGAGGGALPLLQSSGIPEAADFAGFPVSGQWLVCQQPELVDHHFAKVYGKAKVGAPPMSVPHLDTRWIDGKRSLLFGPYAGFSSKFLKTGSLLDLPKSVRISNLQPMLQVGVNNLPLVNYLITQLRQSPADRMDALRDFLPQAREQDWTLSVAGQRVQIIKRTPEGGRLQMGTEVVSSADGSLAALLGASPGASTSVSIMLTVLERCFAEPLATAAWQERLRALIPSFGQDLNADGDALRRTRERSDVLLGLAG, encoded by the coding sequence ATGCGCCCGTCACGGTTGATCCATACGCTTGGTGAAGGGTGCCCTTCTGCTGTGGATCGATACGACGCTGTGCTAGTGGGCGCTGGGATCATGAGTGCCACCCTGGCATCGCTCCTGCATGCCCTGGACCCCAGGCTCAGGCTGCTGTTGGTGGAGGGCTTGGAGGCCCCAGCGTTGGAGAGCAGTGCAGCGATGAACAACGCCGGCACCGGTCATGCGGCCAATTGCGAACTCAATTACACCCCCCAGCGGGATGATGGATCGGTCGCGATAGAGCAGGCCCTCGCGATCAATGCGTCCTTTGAACGCAGTCTTGAGTTCTGGGCATCGCTGGTGGAGCTGGGATCCCTGCAACCAAACCGTTTTCTGCATCGGGTTCCCCACTTGAGCTTCGTATGGGGGGAGAAGGATGTGGCGTTTCTGCGGCAGCGGCACAGCCAACTCAGTGCCCTGCCGGCGTTTGCGGCGATGGAATGGAGCACGGATGCCGGAGAGATCGCCGACTGGATTCCGCTGATGATGGAAGGACGGAATGGTGGTGAGCTGGTCGCCGCCACCAGGGTTCAGCGAGGGATGGATCTGGATTTCGGCAGCCTGACGCAGATGCTGCTGGCACCACTGCAGAGTGCGGGCGCTCTGGATGTGGTGTTCGGCACCCGTGTGCAGAGGCTCAAGCGCTTTCGCACACCACAGATGACTGCTGGTGATTGGCAGCTTGATCTGCGCAGTCCCTCCGGTGCCCGTCAGGTCAGGGCTCCGTTTGTGTTCCTAGGTGCTGGAGGCGGTGCCTTACCGCTGCTTCAGAGCAGCGGGATCCCCGAGGCTGCCGACTTTGCTGGGTTTCCGGTGAGCGGCCAGTGGTTGGTGTGCCAGCAACCAGAACTTGTGGATCATCACTTCGCCAAGGTGTACGGAAAAGCGAAGGTGGGAGCACCACCGATGTCGGTTCCCCATCTCGACACCCGCTGGATTGATGGGAAGAGGTCGTTGCTGTTCGGTCCCTACGCCGGCTTCAGCAGCAAGTTCCTCAAGACGGGTTCGTTGTTGGATCTGCCGAAGTCGGTTCGCATCAGCAATCTGCAGCCCATGCTTCAAGTGGGAGTGAACAACCTCCCCTTGGTGAACTACCTGATCACGCAGCTGCGCCAAAGCCCTGCTGATCGCATGGATGCCCTTCGGGATTTCCTTCCGCAAGCCAGGGAGCAGGACTGGACTCTTTCCGTGGCCGGTCAGCGTGTGCAGATCATCAAGCGAACGCCTGAAGGTGGTCGCCTGCAGATGGGCACCGAAGTCGTGAGCTCCGCGGATGGCTCTTTGGCTGCCCTGCTCGGAGCCTCCCCGGGGGCCAGCACTTCAGTGTCGATCATGCTCACCGTGCTTGAGCGTTGTTTCGCAGAGCCACTGGCGACAGCCGCCTGGCAAGAGCGGCTCAGAGCACTGATCCCCTCCTTCGGCCAAGACCTCAACGCGGATGGCGATGCTCTGCGCCGAACTCGTGAGCGCAGCGATGTGCTTCTTGGATTAGCTGGCTGA
- a CDS encoding TVP38/TMEM64 family protein, with the protein MLRLRRFLLIAASIAGLAVLFHLVQVHGLEPLRNQVERLGVWAPVGIVLLRGVSILLPALPSTAYSLLAGALLGFQTGFIAIVIADLLFCQCAFLLARSYGRGPIKRLVGDKAMAKVEGFSRNQLEGNPFLLTGLLMTGLFDFVSYAAGLGGTSWRAFSLPLLVSVLLSDAPIVALGAGILSGGKLLLGAALLGVFALALVAGLVKQRAQQRHDGSAS; encoded by the coding sequence ATGCTTCGCCTCCGCCGATTCCTGCTGATCGCTGCGAGCATTGCAGGACTCGCTGTGCTGTTTCACCTGGTCCAGGTGCACGGACTCGAGCCGCTACGCAACCAGGTGGAACGCCTGGGAGTCTGGGCTCCGGTCGGCATCGTGTTGCTCCGCGGAGTCAGCATCCTGTTGCCGGCCTTGCCGAGCACGGCTTACTCCCTACTCGCCGGCGCTCTGCTGGGCTTTCAGACCGGCTTCATCGCCATCGTGATCGCAGATTTGCTGTTCTGCCAATGCGCTTTTCTGTTGGCGCGCAGCTATGGCCGGGGGCCGATCAAACGTCTTGTCGGAGACAAGGCCATGGCCAAGGTGGAAGGATTCAGTCGCAATCAACTGGAGGGAAACCCGTTTTTACTCACGGGTCTTCTGATGACAGGTCTGTTTGATTTCGTGAGTTACGCCGCTGGCCTCGGTGGCACCAGCTGGCGTGCTTTTTCCTTGCCCTTGCTGGTGAGTGTGCTGCTCAGTGATGCCCCGATCGTGGCACTTGGGGCGGGGATTCTCAGCGGAGGCAAGCTTCTCCTGGGCGCAGCCCTGCTCGGGGTGTTCGCACTGGCATTGGTCGCCGGGCTGGTGAAGCAGCGTGCCCAGCAGCGACACGATGGATCAGCCAGCTAA
- a CDS encoding multidrug efflux SMR transporter has protein sequence MPSLSPWALLLLAIGAEVIGTSCLKVSDGFSRPWPTLVVLTAYGLSMTLMSRVVKTIPMGISYALWSGIGIVAIVLIGVVAYRQVPTGGQLIGMGLITAGVLIVNLSSPLTKG, from the coding sequence ATGCCGTCCCTCTCTCCCTGGGCTCTGTTGCTGCTCGCCATCGGCGCTGAGGTGATCGGCACCTCTTGCCTGAAGGTTTCGGACGGATTCAGCCGTCCATGGCCAACTCTGGTTGTGCTCACTGCGTATGGGCTTTCGATGACGCTGATGTCACGGGTGGTGAAGACCATTCCCATGGGCATCAGCTATGCCCTCTGGAGCGGGATCGGCATTGTGGCGATCGTGCTGATTGGCGTGGTGGCCTACCGACAGGTCCCCACAGGAGGTCAGCTCATCGGGATGGGGCTGATCACAGCGGGTGTACTGATCGTGAATCTGTCGTCTCCCCTGACGAAAGGCTGA